A region of the Bacillus sp. NP247 genome:
TTTCAATACGTAATGAGCGTTCCATTAAAAATGTAATAAGTAATAATACCGGTGATGCTACTAAAAATCGTAAACTATTAAATTGAATGGATGACATAAATGCCACGCCATACTTTCCAATTGTATAATTTGCTCCCCATACTAAAGCAACCGATACTAAGAGCCACTCCATTTGCCATCTTTTCATCCGAATCTCCCCTTCCCTATTTAGCATAGTAAAATTGGCTGGATATAACACCGTCCAATTGGCTGTTTTTTTACCCAACCAATTTGTTATACTTGATGTATATAAGAGATGCGGAGGCGTTTGTATGGAATGGAAGCTAGATAACGACAGTAAAATCCCTATCTATCAGCAAGTTGTTGATTTTATTGAAAGACGTATTACATACGGAGAGCTTCCCCCAGGTAGCTTCCTCCCTTCAGAACGGAAATTAGCTACGCAGTTAAATGTAAACCGTAGTACGATAACGACTGCTTATAATGAACTACGTGCTATGGGAATTGTAGAAAGTACAACTGGTAAAGGTACACGTGTGAGTACACATATGTGGGGCGTTTCTCCAACATTAACGCCGAACTGGAGAGGTTTCGTAGAAGGCGGTACTTTTTTACCAAACTTACCGTTACTTCGCCATATTCGGGCGCAAGTACAACAAAATGAAAACATGATTGACTTCGCAAATGGAGAGCTCGGTTGTAACCTCTATCCTCACGATCAACTACAAACGATTTTACGAGAGCAGCCGTTAACGCAGTCATTAAGTTACGATCATCCGCAGGGCTATCTCCCGCTAAGACAAGCGGTCGTAAAATATATGAAAGCATATTTAAAAATTGAAGCAACAGAACAATCCATTATGATTACATCCGGCGCCCAACAAGCACTTCACCTTATCGTACAATGTTTATTAAACCCAGGTGATGCAGTCGCTTTCGAAAGTCCATCACACTGCTATTCATTACCGTTATTCCAATCAGCAGGTATTCGTATTTTTCCATTACCTGTCGATGAACACGGTATTAATCCAGACGATGTACAAGAACTATATAGAAAGCATCGTATTAAAATGATCTTTTTAAATCCAAATTTCCAAAACCCTACGGGAACAATGCTGCATCCAAACCGTAGAAAGAAACTGCTATCACTTTGTGCGGACTTACGAATTGCGATTGTTGAAGATGATCCGTCTAGTTTACTTACTTTAGAAAATAAACAACCTTGCCCTACTTTAAAATCAATTGATGAAAACGGAACTGTCATTTATGTACATTCCTTATCAAAAATGATCGCACCAGGGTTACGAGTCGGCTGGCTTGTCGCTCCGCAGTCTGTGGTAGAACGATTATCCGATGCACGGCATCAAATGGAATTAGGAATGAGTATATTCCCGCAGTGGCTTATGCAACAACTTTTCGAAACTGTACCATTTCAGTCTCATGTCGTACCGTTACGAAAAAGACTAGCAGAAAAAAGAGACGTTATCGTTCGTGCCCTAAAAGAGCAACTTCACGATAAAATCTCTTTCTCAAGCCCAACCGGTGGTATATACATATGGGGAAAATTAAACGAACCGATAAACGAAAAACAACTCATTATGCAAAGCTTAAAACAAGAAATCGCCTTTATGCCAGGTAGCATTTTCGGCGCGAAAGATGGTTATATACGTTTGTCTTATGGGAAGGTAAATATAGATCAAATTGAGGAAGGCATTTCTCGTTTGCGTGAGGCTATTTTAGTTTGTGAAAAATGAGTAGCATCCTTAAATATCGTCAATAGAATTTAATTAATTTTTAACTAAGTACATAAACTAAAAACACTTTAGTTTATGTACTTGTATTGGTTCATTTTTTTATTTCAATAAAATATGTATCATAAGATTCTTTAAAAGTGTAGCCTAGCTTTTTTGCTAGTTCAACAGACTCAGAATTTGCTCCATCCCAACTAGGGTATTTCCCTCTATCTAGACAATCTAATATTAGTGCAGATGCTACAATTGTGGCTAAACCTTTCCTTCTATGTTCAGGATGACTAGCAATTTCAATCTCGATTCCATCATCATATACACTAAATGATGTTGCCGCAGAAACAACTTTTCCTTTATTTAAAATAGCATACCCTACGCCTCTATCAATAAAATCATCGATTGAATCAAACTGACTTATAAAATCTTCTGAGAGTGCATGGAATGACGAAGACTTTGCTATATTTTTGTCGACTCTTTTCATTTCGTAATCTTGAGGTAAAGTAGACAATAGATCCCGTATGTATCCTTTATCTAAATCGTCAGGGTTCTTATTAAATCTGAATCTTTTAAACTTCTCAATTGATCCTTTATGTATAGCCTCTATCCGTTCTATCCGTTCTTTCCATTCATTCGAATCAACAATAGCGAGAGTAAAATCAGGAAGATTGTATAGTAACTCTTTCGCTTCTTCTACATTTGGATTCCCAGCATAAAACACAAAAATCCCTACAGTTATTTGAGCAACAGTTGGATTTTCAAGATTGTCTACCCATGCACTTCCCATATGCCCTTGTAGATATGAAAGTACAATAGTACTATCAAAATTATCAAACATCTCAACTAACTTTTCCCTTACATTGTTATCTGCTTTATAAATCATTCAATTCTTTCTTTCTAAAAATTATTATTATTCCATCAACTCTATGTTAGCATATTTTTTAAAAATATACAATTTTTGTAAGTTGAAATACAAAATCATCGTTTGACAAAACCTAAATCTACCATTATCATCAACTCGAACCTAGTTTTAGGAGTGATAAAAATGAAAATTTACGTTGATGCAGATGCTTGTCCTGTAAAAGATGTGATTATTTTTGAAGCTACGAATGCAGAAATTCCCGTTACCCTCGTTACTAGCTTTTCTCATTATTCTAATGCGGAACAACCTAAAGGTGTGGAAACAATTTATGTTGATTCTGGAGCAGATGCTGCGGATTACCGGATTATGCAGTTAGCAAAAAAAGAAGATTTAATCGTTACGCAAGATTACGGCCTAGCTTCGCTCGCTTTAGCGAAAGGCTGTATCGTTCTACACCATAAAGGCTATAAGTATACGAATGAAAACATTGACCAACTATTACAAACACGTTATTTAAGTGCAATGGTTCGAAAAAGCGGTAAGCGTACAAAGGGGCCAAAACCATTTACAGCAGAAGATAAAGAGAAATTTAGAGAGCTCTTTAAAAGTGTAATTTCACTTTAGAAATAAACCTTCTATTTGTAGGAAAAGTTTTGCAAAGAAAAGAAGAGAATATTAAAATGAACATTCTCTTCTTGAGGCTTACCCGTTTAAAAAGAAGGTAAATTATCTAAGTTATTTTCTTTCATACCATCAGGTTCACTACGTATAATATCCCTGCCATACTTATGAAATACGTCCACATGAGCTAACTTTCCTGATTTTGCTTCATCAAGAGCAGTAATATAATCTAATTCTCTGCCACTACTTGTTTTAAAAGCAATTAAATCACCTTCATCATTTTTACGAACTGCAATTATTTGTTCTGCTCCTGAATCGACTTCCTGAGTTACTTCCAATCGGGCTTGTTCTTCTCCTTGATGTAAATAATCATCATAAACTTTTTGAAAGTCTTTTTTGTCCATAAAACTCACCTCCAAAATATTTTATTAGTATGGTTGGGAGGTATTGGTTTTATGTACTTTTTTGCCTAATACAAATTTTTTTATAATCCTTTACCTATCAATTTAAGCTACATTTAAGTGTTAATATTTTCCTGGAAATATTATAATTTATTATATCGAATAGAAATATGGAATGGAGAATGATTATGTTGAATATAGATATTAATCGTTTAACTGATATTTGTTTAGATTATCAGCAATCTAGATTTTATGTTACTAGCATCCCTAAAGATTTCTTATCAATTGCCGAAAAACGCTTTTCTATACCAACAGATGATCAAATTATCGCTTTTTTAAGCTGCAATTTATTTGGCTCAGGAAAATATGGTGTTTACTTTACAAGCTCGGGCTTACATTGGAAAAATTGGCTATTAGGTTCCGGGAATATAAAATGGGATCAATTAAATAAAGTGCAACAAATTGAAATTGATAAAGATGGTTTTTTATCTTTTGATACACAAAAAAGCTTTAATATTAGCGGAAGCGATTATCCGCCACCGTTATTTAAAGAATTACTTATGACTCTTATAAGTTCTTTCCATAATTCAAAGAAAAATGATATACATCCAGTTATAAAAATTAATGAGATAAAATCAATCTGTTCTTTGTTCGAGACGCATGATGAATTATTAGAACCTGATAATGGATTATTTGTAGATACTCATATTTCACACAAAAAGTTAAAGGAAATTGGAGCAAAATATATTATTCCAAAAGAAGAAAAAATCATTGCTTTTTTAGATACATCAGTCCTTGGTAATTTGGGTAAAGGATCCGATGGGGTATTAATTTGTGAATCTGGTATATATTTTAGAGAAACTTTTGTACACTTGTATTTCCCATGGCATGTCTATAGAAATGTCCCTATTACTTTGACTTCAAACGAATTAGAAATCGGAAAAGGAAACATATTTCATCTTCACCATGCTAGAATGCCTAGTCAGGAGATTCTATTACTATTCAAGAATTTAAAACAGCATGTGAATACTTTATATGAAGAAAATCCGCAACTACATATTTAATAAAATCGTTATTACATAGTTAAGTCTAAAGTTTCAATTCAACTAAAAAAACCGATTATTTTTGTAGGGAACCCACAGAAATAATCGGCTTTCAAATTTTATTCTTTGCTTAAATGATCATTTATGATGAAATCGAGGAATGAACCACACACTCTAATTTAAAAACATTTTAATACCTACGCAATTTCTCCAAAGTCTCCAATATATCATCTGTAAAGGCCGTGCTTCCCTCTTTCTCTAAAACTCTGAAATATAAACTTCTTAAGAAAGCTCTAATATTTTGTACTAAAATATCATGCTGAGGATGCGGGATGTCTTCAACAATTGCTATGCTATGTAGCCAGTTGCTCCACTCTTCTTCAGTTAAAAGATTTTGGTTACGTAACGACATCATTGGCGTTACTAATCTCTCATCCTCAAAGTGTATGTACACGTAGTCATTTAAACGAACCTTTTGACGAACAGCAGCAAGGATTGCATATGAAAACTCACGATTTCGTATTGTACGTGCTAAAGCATCTAGTGCATCAGCCGCATGTGCAGTTGAGTGTGCCCAACCTTTTCCTTCTACGTAACCCCTTACATCTTCTTCTAAATAAACATATTCCAGCACTTGTTCTGCTACACTGTACAGTTGTTCTTCAGATAACAGCGGTTCTCTTTCATGAACAGATAAAATAAGTGGTGGAATTAATACGGAAAACGCACGTTTAAAAACAGAGTCTGTTCCCTTTTCACCAATTTTATAAAATAAATAATCAGGACTAATCGCTTGTAACATTAATCCTCGTAATTCTTTTTGTCTAAATACATCATTTGTAATCCATGTGTGAAGCGTACTATAAATTAGTTCATCACGTAATTCAGCATCTGGTGATCCGATATAATCTAGCATCCACTGCGCATATGGATATGCGTCTACATCCTCTGGTACAGCATAATTATTATTTTTAATTTGTTGTAGCTCTTCTTTTAATTCTAGTACTTCATTCATTATATTTCTTGTCCCCTTTTTACGTTTTTTAACCTATTTTTTCCTTATCCCCTGTAATTATTTTCATAAAATCCAGCCGATTTTTAATATAGTTTTAGTACCTATCCTTCTATGAAATTGATTCAATTATATAAAATTTCTCCCAAGAAATAAAAGGAAATACATATAATATAAGTATTGGCATAGTACAAATACATTGGAACACCGAAGTCTCTCACTTTGTTTACATGCATTTTATATAATTTTAGGTTATAAAATAAAGTATAGTTTTTTCATTTGTATTCAAACGCAGTTACAATCAAAATTGTAATCATTTTAGAACCTGTTTAATAAATTCTGTTTTAGCTTTTGTGTATGCTTCTCTATCTTGGTTAAATCTTTTAGCTAACTCTTGCTTAAGATTTGAGTAATCATAAACTAATTGCGGATTTTCTCGTAAACGGTTACGAAATAAAAGTTGTTGCTCCCATCGCTCAGTTCCTTTAACCATCAAATGCAGATGAGCTACACGCCTATTATTCTTAACTTTCACAAAGAACCTTCTCCAAGGTCTTTCATCTAATTCTGGGCTTACATAATGCCAATCATATATAGCCAATTTAGCTGAAATATCTAGCACTCTATCAAATGATTCTGTTTCAGCCATTAGATCAATTATAGGTTTTGCAGGTAAACCAGGTATGGATGTACTTCCTATATGTATTACCTCGCTTATACCGAGAGGAGCAAGCAGTTCATAAAGTTGCTGTTCTTCACATCTCCCTTTATCATGCCAATCAGGATTTGCATGAACTATCTCTACTGACTCATTCGCCCACAAAGGCCAATTGTTCGGATTATCTTTTTTATCCATC
Encoded here:
- a CDS encoding GNAT family N-acetyltransferase; protein product: MIYKADNNVREKLVEMFDNFDSTIVLSYLQGHMGSAWVDNLENPTVAQITVGIFVFYAGNPNVEEAKELLYNLPDFTLAIVDSNEWKERIERIEAIHKGSIEKFKRFRFNKNPDDLDKGYIRDLLSTLPQDYEMKRVDKNIAKSSSFHALSEDFISQFDSIDDFIDRGVGYAILNKGKVVSAATSFSVYDDGIEIEIASHPEHRRKGLATIVASALILDCLDRGKYPSWDGANSESVELAKKLGYTFKESYDTYFIEIKK
- a CDS encoding PLP-dependent aminotransferase family protein translates to MEWKLDNDSKIPIYQQVVDFIERRITYGELPPGSFLPSERKLATQLNVNRSTITTAYNELRAMGIVESTTGKGTRVSTHMWGVSPTLTPNWRGFVEGGTFLPNLPLLRHIRAQVQQNENMIDFANGELGCNLYPHDQLQTILREQPLTQSLSYDHPQGYLPLRQAVVKYMKAYLKIEATEQSIMITSGAQQALHLIVQCLLNPGDAVAFESPSHCYSLPLFQSAGIRIFPLPVDEHGINPDDVQELYRKHRIKMIFLNPNFQNPTGTMLHPNRRKKLLSLCADLRIAIVEDDPSSLLTLENKQPCPTLKSIDENGTVIYVHSLSKMIAPGLRVGWLVAPQSVVERLSDARHQMELGMSIFPQWLMQQLFETVPFQSHVVPLRKRLAEKRDVIVRALKEQLHDKISFSSPTGGIYIWGKLNEPINEKQLIMQSLKQEIAFMPGSIFGAKDGYIRLSYGKVNIDQIEEGISRLREAILVCEK
- a CDS encoding GrpB family protein, with the protein product MDKKDNPNNWPLWANESVEIVHANPDWHDKGRCEEQQLYELLAPLGISEVIHIGSTSIPGLPAKPIIDLMAETESFDRVLDISAKLAIYDWHYVSPELDERPWRRFFVKVKNNRRVAHLHLMVKGTERWEQQLLFRNRLRENPQLVYDYSNLKQELAKRFNQDREAYTKAKTEFIKQVLK
- a CDS encoding DUF2785 domain-containing protein; this translates as MNEVLELKEELQQIKNNNYAVPEDVDAYPYAQWMLDYIGSPDAELRDELIYSTLHTWITNDVFRQKELRGLMLQAISPDYLFYKIGEKGTDSVFKRAFSVLIPPLILSVHEREPLLSEEQLYSVAEQVLEYVYLEEDVRGYVEGKGWAHSTAHAADALDALARTIRNREFSYAILAAVRQKVRLNDYVYIHFEDERLVTPMMSLRNQNLLTEEEWSNWLHSIAIVEDIPHPQHDILVQNIRAFLRSLYFRVLEKEGSTAFTDDILETLEKLRRY
- a CDS encoding DUF3892 domain-containing protein → MDKKDFQKVYDDYLHQGEEQARLEVTQEVDSGAEQIIAVRKNDEGDLIAFKTSSGRELDYITALDEAKSGKLAHVDVFHKYGRDIIRSEPDGMKENNLDNLPSF
- a CDS encoding YaiI/YqxD family protein; the encoded protein is MKIYVDADACPVKDVIIFEATNAEIPVTLVTSFSHYSNAEQPKGVETIYVDSGADAADYRIMQLAKKEDLIVTQDYGLASLALAKGCIVLHHKGYKYTNENIDQLLQTRYLSAMVRKSGKRTKGPKPFTAEDKEKFRELFKSVISL